From a region of the Ovis aries strain OAR_USU_Benz2616 breed Rambouillet chromosome 2, ARS-UI_Ramb_v3.0, whole genome shotgun sequence genome:
- the DLX2 gene encoding homeobox protein DLX-2 isoform X2, with product MFGAGSIWGPGLSHCLLPARLAPFTLLNLQSAEGHRISLRWWDLRWWHQAASRQPMYMPHGSLISLPAAAPLSSVCAGLPLPRRDQLPEKEDLEPEIRIVNGKPKKVRKPRTIYSSFQLAALQRRFQKTQYLALPERAELAASLGLTQTQVKIWFQNRRSKFKKMWKSGEIPSEQHPGASASPPCASPPASAPASWDFGAPQRMGGGGGGPGSGGSGAGSSGSSPSSAASAFLGNYPWYHQASSSASHLQAAAPLLHPTQTPQPHHHHHHHHGGGGGAPVSAGTIF from the exons ATGTTTGGGGCGGGATCTATCTGGGGCCCTGGCCTTTCACATTGCTTGCTCCCTGCTCGCCTCGCGCCCTTTACCCTCCTAAATCTTCAATCGGCCGAGGGTCACCGGATATCCCTCAGGTGGTGGGACCTCAGGTGGTGGCACCAGGCGGCCTCTCGTCAGCCGATGTACATGCCTCACGGTAGCCTCATTTCCctacctgctgctgctcctcTCTCCAGTGTTTGCGCCGGTCTTCCCCTTCCCAGGAGGGACCAGCTCCCGG AGAAGGAAGACCTCGAGCCTGAAATCCGGATAGTAAACGGGAAGCCAAAGAAAGTCCGGAAACCTCGAACCATCTACTCCAGTTTCCAGCTGGCGGCTCTTCAGCGGCGTTTCCAAAAGACTCAATACCTGGCACTTCCCGAGCGAGCTGAGCTGGCGGCGTCTCTGGGCCTCACCCAGACTCAG GTCAAAATCTGGTTCCAGAACCGCCGATCCAAGTTCAAGAAGATGTGGAAAAGCGGTGAGATCCCTTCGGAGCAGCACCCGGGGGCCAGCGCCTCGCCCCCTTGTGCTTCGCCGCCAGCCTCGGCGCCGGCCTCCTGGGACTTCGGCGCGCCGCAGAGGatggggggcggcggcggcggcccgggcAGCGGCGGCAGCGGGGCGGGCAGCTCCGGCTCCAGCCCAAGCAGCGCGGCCTCGGCGTTCCTGGGCAACTACCCGTGGTACCACCAGGCCTCCAGCTCCGCTTCGCACCTGCAGGCCGCCGCGCCGCTGCTGCACCCGACGCAAACCCCGCAGccgcaccaccaccatcatcaccaccacggTGGCGGCGGGGGCGCCCCGGTGAGCGCCGGGACGATCTTCTAA
- the DLX1 gene encoding homeobox protein DLX-1 isoform X1 gives MTMTTMPESLNSPVSGKAVFMEFGPPNQQMSPSPMSHGHYSMHCLHSAGHSQPDGAYSSASSFSRPLGYPYVNSVSSHASSPYISSVQSYPGSASLTQSRLEDPGADSEKSTVVEGGEVRFNGKGKKIRKPRTIYSSLQLQALNRRFQQTQYLALPERAELAASLGLTQTQVKIWFQNKRSKFKKLMKQGGAALEGSALANGRALSAGSPPVPPGWNPNSSSGKGSGGNAGSYIPSYTSWYPSAHQEALQQPQLM, from the exons ATGACCATGACCACCATGCCAGAAAGTCTCAACAGCCCCGTGTCGGGCAAGGCTGTGTTCATGGAGTTTGGGCCGCCCAACCAGCAAATGTCTCCTTCTCCCATGTCCCACGGGCACTACTCCATGCACTGTTTACACTCGGCGGGCCATTCGCAGCCCGACGGCGCTTACAGCTCGGCCTCGTCCTTCTCCCGACCGCTGGGCTACCCCTACGTCAACTCGGTCAGCAGCCATGCGTCCAGCCCCTACATCAGTTCGGTGCAGTCCTACCCGGGCAGCGCCAGCCTCACCCAGAGCCGCCTGGAGGACCCAG GGGCTGACTCGGAGAAGAGCACGGTGGTGGAAGGCGGTGAAGTGCGCTTCAATGGCAAGGGGAAAAAGATTCGCAAACCCAGGACGATTTATTCCAGTTTGCAGTTGCAGGCTTTGAACCGGAGGTTCCAGCAAACTCAGTACCTAGCTCTGCCCGAGAGGGCGGAGCTCGCGGCCTCTTTGGGACTCACGCAGACGCAG GTCAAGATCTGGTTCCAGAACAAGCGCTCCAAGTTCAAGAAGCTGATGAAGCAGGGCGGGGCGGCTCTGGAGGGTAGTGCGCTGGCCAACGGCCGGGCGCTGTCTGCCGGTTCCCCGCCGGTGCCGCCCGGCTGGAACCCCAACTCCTCTTCGGGCAAGGGCTCGGGCGGCAACGCGGGCTCCTACATCCCCAGTTACACGTCGTGGTACCCCTCGGCGCACCAAGAAGCTCTGCAGCAACCCCAACTCATGTGA
- the DLX2 gene encoding homeobox protein DLX-2 isoform X1, whose translation MTGVFDSLVADMHSTQITASSTYHQHQQPPSGGGAGPGGSNSSSLHKPQESPTLPVSTATDSSYYTNQQHPAGGGGGSPYAHMGSYQYHASGLNNVPYSAKSGYDLGYTAAYTSYAPYGTSSSPANNEPEKEDLEPEIRIVNGKPKKVRKPRTIYSSFQLAALQRRFQKTQYLALPERAELAASLGLTQTQVKIWFQNRRSKFKKMWKSGEIPSEQHPGASASPPCASPPASAPASWDFGAPQRMGGGGGGPGSGGSGAGSSGSSPSSAASAFLGNYPWYHQASSSASHLQAAAPLLHPTQTPQPHHHHHHHHGGGGGAPVSAGTIF comes from the exons ATGACTGGAGTCTTTGACAGTCTGGTGGCTGATATGCACTCGACCCAGATCACGGCCTCCAGCACGTACCACCAGCACCAGCAGCCCCCGAGCGGCGGCGGCGCTGGCCCGGgcggcagcaacagcagcagcctccacaagCCTCAGGAGTCGCCCACTCTCCCGGTGTCCACAGCTACCGACAGCAGCTACTACACCAACCAGCAACACCCggctggcggcggcggcggctcgcCCTACGCGCACATGGGTTCCTACCAGTACCACGCCAGCGGCCTCAACAACGTCCCGTATTCAGCCAAGAGCGGCTACGATCTGGGCTACACCGCCGCCTACACCTCTTACGCGCCCTACGGGACCAGTTCGTCCCCGGCCAACAACGAACCTG AGAAGGAAGACCTCGAGCCTGAAATCCGGATAGTAAACGGGAAGCCAAAGAAAGTCCGGAAACCTCGAACCATCTACTCCAGTTTCCAGCTGGCGGCTCTTCAGCGGCGTTTCCAAAAGACTCAATACCTGGCACTTCCCGAGCGAGCTGAGCTGGCGGCGTCTCTGGGCCTCACCCAGACTCAG GTCAAAATCTGGTTCCAGAACCGCCGATCCAAGTTCAAGAAGATGTGGAAAAGCGGTGAGATCCCTTCGGAGCAGCACCCGGGGGCCAGCGCCTCGCCCCCTTGTGCTTCGCCGCCAGCCTCGGCGCCGGCCTCCTGGGACTTCGGCGCGCCGCAGAGGatggggggcggcggcggcggcccgggcAGCGGCGGCAGCGGGGCGGGCAGCTCCGGCTCCAGCCCAAGCAGCGCGGCCTCGGCGTTCCTGGGCAACTACCCGTGGTACCACCAGGCCTCCAGCTCCGCTTCGCACCTGCAGGCCGCCGCGCCGCTGCTGCACCCGACGCAAACCCCGCAGccgcaccaccaccatcatcaccaccacggTGGCGGCGGGGGCGCCCCGGTGAGCGCCGGGACGATCTTCTAA
- the DLX1 gene encoding homeobox protein DLX-1 isoform X2: MTMTTMPESLNSPVSGKAVFMEFGPPNQQMSPSPMSHGHYSMHCLHSAGHSQPDGAYSSASSFSRPLGYPYVNSVSSHASSPYISSVQSYPGSASLTQSRLEDPGQDLVPEQALQVQEADEAGRGGSGG, from the exons ATGACCATGACCACCATGCCAGAAAGTCTCAACAGCCCCGTGTCGGGCAAGGCTGTGTTCATGGAGTTTGGGCCGCCCAACCAGCAAATGTCTCCTTCTCCCATGTCCCACGGGCACTACTCCATGCACTGTTTACACTCGGCGGGCCATTCGCAGCCCGACGGCGCTTACAGCTCGGCCTCGTCCTTCTCCCGACCGCTGGGCTACCCCTACGTCAACTCGGTCAGCAGCCATGCGTCCAGCCCCTACATCAGTTCGGTGCAGTCCTACCCGGGCAGCGCCAGCCTCACCCAGAGCCGCCTGGAGGACCCAG GTCAAGATCTGGTTCCAGAACAAGCGCTCCAAGTTCAAGAAGCTGATGAAGCAGGGCGGGGCGGCTCTGGAGGGTAG